GCAGCAGGGAAAATATAGCAGGTACAACACCGTAGTGTTGAATGCCGCATAAAGTTCCTTGAGCTCAGTCGGTGATGGGGCTGAAATGCCTTTTCGTTGCTTTGGCACTTTGGTTTCTTTTGATCCACTGCTTGTTGCATCGAGGCGACGCTTCTTTTCTTTCGAGGAACTGAAGTCTATGTCTTTAAGCCTTTTGTACTTCACCTTCTCAACATAAGCCGGCAGCCAGGCATTCTCCTTCTGAGTGCAGGTAGTCGACTGGTTGAGCCGGGCACCTGTTTCAATGGCGAACAGGCAGGCACCAACATGTGAGCATGTCTCCCCAGTCCCTGCCATGCAGGTACAGTGTCCAGTCACTACGGCGCCGCTCTGCTTGCACAGCACCCACACCTTTAGAGGGCACTCTCCCAACCTTTGAGAGTGGTTCACCTGCAAAATGAGCATAAAAAGAATTACACATTTCTATCACTACTCATAAAGAAGGTTTTCACTATTACCTGACTCACTAGTGCTTGGTTTCCAAATTTAATGTGTCCATTTTCTCATGCAGTATGCACACTTTTCTCATAAACAGCAGTCCTTTTTCACAGCACCACTAAACTGTTTTGCAAACTCTTTTGTAGCAAACAGAAAGCTTTAAAAAACACCTAGTGATTGTCGTAAAACACTAACAAATTCAAACTAATAGTGCGATCTGGTGTTCAACAAGCAACACATGGGCTACGTAGTAAAGGGCTCGATACCACCGCGGTTCTAACGTGCACTAATATCGCATAGGCGCTTTCCCGAGTTTCGTCTACAAAATTGATCCCGTGCCCTcgggctcagcagccgagcgtcaTAACCAGCGAGACACCGCGGCGGATGCTTTGAAACTATGTAAAACCAGTTGAGAGACACGTGAGAATAACAAAAAATCTCTGCGCTTACCTCTCCAAGTAGGAGCACTTTGTCTTCTCCGAGCCTCTTCGCTGACAAACTCTTGACCCAACCACTCGTGAAATAATTGTGGGACTCCAGCGCTTTGTAGGCCTTCATCTGGTCCAGAGTCACAAAGCTGGTGGAGAATACCAAGTAGGTGACGATGTCACCGTGAGCGACACTCGGCAACAGGCTGGCGTCGGCACTTGTGTCCGTTCCCAGACGGAGTGTGTAGGGATCGACGTTCTCGCACAGTTCAATCTTTTCTTTGTACCGTACACGCGCAGATCCAATCAAATGCGAGAAGTAGCCCCCGCAAAAGGGCTGTGCAGTTGGAAATGCTGGCATGTGCGAGTAAAAAGCCTGTCACGAAGAGAAAACCACTGCTCGACGAATCCTCGCAGCGCGCGCGCGTCAGACAAGCGACAAGCGGTTCGCAAAGATGGCGGCCGCGGCAGCAAGTGCGCGGATGTGACGTCGCGTGAAAGCTATGTATTCAGGACTTTAattgtcgttgaatagttgtaatgcatgcgattgcattcgaagcgtgtgatctgtttagttcccgttgtgtaaacaccatctgaattatactgtgaagttgtaactggtgccagccgagtgtgcatgtgtttgtgttatttgtattgccttaactgagaatatatttcgttttcgtttgtgttatcgactctcggctctgactcggtctttggaccacgaccggcgttcgctggcgcaccaaaggaccaactctaaattgtccgcgctttcgtggtgcgttttcggagggccgtgacgccagcccttggaatccgcccggcgattgccaacccgatgaacgggatcagtgacaattattctcatcattgccggtgacttcaacattgatttatcaaggcccAAGAACGCCTGGTTTttctactgcgtgaaagacggcttggatgtggacagggtatcaaaagacctcgctgtcacatccacgacaggaggcatcatagatcatttcatcgtaagacgcatccaggatttccaccagctgtactatgccTCGGACTTCAcggcacttagacccctcgtagccgcggtCACGAACgggtccgattaacaagtctggtccagctgctggtgctcactgatcatagtgatgatgaccttgttcaagaactgtcaggaacccctttcacacatgcacacgcgttcgtgaaacgtacacgttctccgtcataacgcacAAGTAAAAGTATAGCAActgcaacaactgcaactgtgactgtaacgtacgtgcagcgcACCTGCGCGCGCAAcgaggctgtgtatatatctagggaaactttcctgcatgaagcttagttgcgagtaacgcctgtcttatgcatctgtgttccttctttgtcttgttaggattcgcgctatACAGTATCGAAgcatataagcgctacatatcagcttaccacggctggtgttggtaacacccattctgctgttggcatcgttacgcaactgcatgtaaacaactggttatataatacatatgggactcttcaacatatgagtgtgcgcatgccacttccacatttctctagcatcattccataacgtttcactcaatgtgaaatattacgccacagtcaccatcccacgcatgcttcgcataacatcgattcccacagcacgtggtatctgccgattttttttacagattaagttagaacacgcgCTTGGCTTTAGTACTGGGGAGTTTAACGAAAATCGAAAGGTGGCCTTTTCTTAAACTCAATTTCAAAATTGTGCAATTTTAGAGATATGCCTTAGTTAggcatttttggtttgcgtttgatGTCATTCTCGGCAATATTCTGGGTAATTTTGGAAATTCTGACTAATAAAGGCGCGGAGAAATAAAATTTGAAATTAGAGCATTGTTGAGCAATGTGCCGCAtttggattttttttcttgcagctttctttctgagaaatcctcaTGGATTTCAtggtggctttgtgctacaaacgggtggttgtctatttttcctttctcaaCCCTTCCGTCACCTTGCCGGCTTCCGCAGAGCTCATTTGCAATACTGTGTGTCCATGTGCTaccgagttgtcgatgaattcgacctcgcgctgccaattgctagcttcctggttagctcaattggtagagcgactgccccggaaaggcgttggtcccggtttCAAACACCGGATCAGAGCGAATGTTTCGCCGACTAAGAGACTTTCTTtccgagaaatccgtatggatttccttgtgctttcgtgctacaaacgggtggatgtctattttctctttctcaatGTATCAcataacgaagaaaatgaatgttttttcatgacccaactaacttttTTAAACAATGAGAACTCATGTTGTCGCAGCATATCATGCAGCTGAAAGCTATGAGAGTCGAAGTATTATTACGAGCCAGATCCTGCTTTTCTTTACTGCATCACAACTTTTCGTGCAAAAATGCCAGCTGTAACACGTGGTCTGGGAAGAGCAGCTCCGACCGGCTGCAAAAAACACTGTCAGCTGTTAGAAAAGCTTCTCACTCCTTGGGTGTCTGGCAGAAATCTAGAGGTACTTCTGTGCCACATCGGCCAGCGCTGGGCGCAGCCGGCAGCCACGGCTCCTTTACCACTCCAAAGCTCTCCCTGACTGTGAAG
The nucleotide sequence above comes from Rhipicephalus sanguineus isolate Rsan-2018 chromosome 8, BIME_Rsan_1.4, whole genome shotgun sequence. Encoded proteins:
- the LOC119403622 gene encoding uncharacterized protein LOC119403622 — encoded protein: MDDRPLKDYEGVENPELDAEFGVEEVRQALHDLNGKSAPGPDKITNKALRNLDDKSIEHLTEFINMSWSNGNVPALWKKATVILIPKPGKPPSLDNLRPISLTSCVGKVAEHAILNRLSRYLEDNDVYPHHMIGFRPGLSTQDAMKLIKNQIIDRNTRDTRAILGLDLEKPFCGGYFSHLIGSARVRYKEKIELCENVDPYTLRLGTDTSADASLLPSVAHGDIVTYLVFSTSFVTLDQMKAYKALESHNYFTSGWVKSLSAKRLGEDKVLLLGEVNHSQRLGECPLKVWVLCKQSGAVVTGHCTCMAGTGETCSHVGACLFAIETGARLNQSTTCTQKENAWLPAYVEKVKYKRLKDIDFSSSKEKKRRLDATSSGSKETKVPKQRKGISAPSPTELKELYAAFNTTVLYLLYFPCCPTIVNAFKNPFKEQLLT